A part of Lacibacter sp. H407 genomic DNA contains:
- a CDS encoding putative type IX sorting system protein PorV2 has product MITRLTLILSVTLLMCLRASTQIRIYSNEFLNIGAGSRAFGMGGAQVASVSDATAGYWNPAGLTGVKNDPSLSLMHAEYFAGIGKYDFGALAIPVANNKRTIGLSFLRFAVDDIPNTLYLIEPDGSVNYANLRSFSSADYAVILSVAQKIKETETTSMSMGVNAKVIHRKVGSFATAWGFGLDVGFQMKGKNWSIGAAARDITTTFNAWSFSFTEREKEVLFLTNNEIPVKSTELTAPRLVIGGAYDFRFRKGLSLKAEANLDLTFDGQRNTLISSDVINADPRIGVELNIKDVFFLRGGVFNFQKTLADGDTLNQKKVWIYQPGAGAGFKLGNSFYVDYAFTNLANQSNPLYTHIVSLRLDLMKPKNQKKNK; this is encoded by the coding sequence ATGATAACCCGATTAACCCTGATCCTATCTGTTACCCTGTTGATGTGTTTGCGTGCATCCACACAGATCCGTATTTATTCCAACGAATTTTTAAATATTGGTGCCGGCTCCCGTGCTTTTGGTATGGGTGGTGCACAAGTTGCGTCTGTAAGTGATGCAACGGCTGGTTATTGGAATCCTGCCGGCTTAACAGGTGTAAAAAATGATCCTTCATTGTCTTTAATGCATGCAGAGTATTTTGCAGGCATTGGTAAATACGATTTTGGGGCATTAGCAATTCCTGTTGCAAACAATAAACGTACGATCGGTCTTTCTTTTTTGCGCTTTGCAGTTGATGATATTCCCAACACACTTTATTTGATCGAGCCAGATGGCAGTGTGAACTATGCCAACCTGCGTTCCTTCTCATCAGCGGATTATGCTGTAATACTTTCAGTAGCACAAAAAATTAAAGAAACAGAAACTACATCCATGAGTATGGGTGTAAATGCAAAAGTGATCCATCGTAAGGTGGGTAGTTTTGCTACGGCTTGGGGTTTTGGGTTGGATGTGGGATTTCAAATGAAAGGAAAGAATTGGTCAATTGGCGCTGCTGCAAGAGATATTACAACTACGTTTAACGCATGGTCGTTCAGTTTTACTGAACGAGAAAAAGAAGTTTTATTTCTTACAAATAATGAAATTCCGGTTAAATCTACTGAGTTAACTGCACCACGTTTGGTAATTGGCGGTGCTTATGATTTTCGTTTCCGCAAAGGATTGTCGCTGAAAGCAGAAGCCAATCTTGATCTTACATTTGATGGACAGCGGAATACATTGATCAGTTCGGATGTGATCAATGCTGATCCACGTATTGGTGTTGAGTTAAATATCAAGGATGTATTCTTCCTGCGTGGAGGAGTGTTTAATTTCCAGAAAACCCTGGCAGATGGCGACACGCTGAATCAAAAGAAAGTGTGGATCTATCAACCTGGTGCAGGTGCCGGCTTCAAGCTCGGTAATTCTTTTTATGTAGATTATGCTTTTACAAATCTGGCCAACCAGTCAAATCCGTTATATACTCATATAGTATCGCTACGTCTCGACCTTATGAAGCCTAAAAACCAAAAGAAAAATAAGTAA
- the rfbD gene encoding dTDP-4-dehydrorhamnose reductase, producing the protein MEKPVILVTGSNGQLGKELKQIADNYSQFNFVFASREDLKLHHFGLVENFFIAAKPHYCINCAAYTAVDKAEAEQDMAMLVNGEAVGNLAAVCKKYQTKVIHISTDYVFDGESETPYKEDDTTGPINTYGKSKLLGEQLCIKEDADAIIIRTSWVYSSFGHNFVKTMMRLMNERNELNVVSDQIGSPTYAADLAKAIMDIISSGKWESGIYHYSNEGKISWFEFAQAIKELTGSKAVVHPILTAEYPTPARRPKFSLLSKDKIKSTYALTVPEWKESLQKCISILQNA; encoded by the coding sequence ATGGAGAAGCCGGTTATACTTGTTACAGGTAGCAATGGTCAGCTCGGAAAAGAGTTGAAACAAATTGCTGATAACTATTCTCAATTCAATTTCGTATTTGCTTCACGGGAAGATCTAAAGCTTCATCATTTTGGTTTAGTAGAAAATTTCTTTATTGCTGCCAAACCGCATTACTGCATCAACTGTGCTGCATATACGGCTGTTGATAAAGCAGAGGCAGAGCAGGATATGGCGATGCTTGTAAATGGCGAAGCTGTTGGCAATCTGGCAGCTGTTTGTAAAAAGTATCAAACAAAGGTTATTCATATCTCCACTGATTATGTATTTGATGGTGAAAGTGAAACACCTTACAAAGAAGATGATACAACCGGTCCCATAAATACCTATGGTAAATCAAAATTGCTGGGTGAGCAGTTGTGCATCAAAGAAGATGCAGATGCAATCATCATACGAACTTCATGGGTGTATTCATCGTTCGGTCACAACTTTGTGAAAACGATGATGCGGTTAATGAATGAACGCAATGAACTGAATGTAGTGAGTGATCAAATTGGTTCTCCAACTTATGCTGCTGATTTGGCAAAAGCGATCATGGACATAATTTCTTCCGGGAAATGGGAGAGTGGTATTTATCATTACAGCAATGAAGGAAAGATCAGTTGGTTTGAATTTGCGCAGGCGATTAAAGAATTAACTGGCAGCAAGGCCGTTGTACATCCCATTTTAACAGCCGAGTATCCAACGCCGGCAAGGCGACCAAAATTCTCCTTACTTAGTAAAGACAAGATAAAGTCAACATACGCCCTGACTGTTCCCGAGTGGAAAGAAAGTTTGCAGAAATGCATCAGCATCTTACAAAATGCCTGA
- a CDS encoding cyanophycinase has translation MQYPKGKLIAIGGAEDKGTNLEAGEIYRNNLNFFELGILRRVVEEAGGIDARIEVITTASTIPYEVGDNYMNAFGKIGCTNIGVLHIRNRQDTANPEFLERIKACNAVMFSGGNQLRLSVTDGGTDFLAILKKRYQEEPGFVVAGTSAGAMAMSKTMIYEGNAVRAYLKGEVKMTTGLGFIDNVIIDSHFEKRGRFVRLTQAVATNPSCIGIGLGEDTGMLITEGNKMEAIGSGLVIIIDGHDMMHSNIADIPDGNPISIENLRVHFCEKGNGYMVKERKFLMEAKDGALIKKQVHVE, from the coding sequence TTGCAGTATCCAAAAGGAAAGCTGATCGCTATCGGCGGTGCAGAAGATAAAGGAACCAATCTTGAAGCGGGAGAAATTTACCGTAATAATCTTAATTTTTTTGAGCTGGGGATACTCAGGCGGGTAGTAGAAGAAGCAGGCGGTATTGATGCCCGTATAGAAGTAATTACAACTGCTTCCACCATTCCATACGAAGTGGGCGATAATTACATGAATGCGTTTGGAAAAATTGGTTGTACCAATATTGGCGTGTTACATATTCGCAACAGGCAGGATACAGCCAATCCTGAATTTCTTGAACGTATTAAAGCTTGCAATGCAGTTATGTTTTCAGGCGGTAATCAGTTGCGCTTAAGTGTAACTGATGGCGGTACTGATTTTTTGGCTATCCTGAAAAAACGTTACCAGGAAGAGCCGGGTTTTGTAGTCGCAGGTACATCTGCAGGTGCTATGGCAATGAGTAAGACAATGATCTACGAAGGAAATGCAGTTCGTGCATATTTGAAAGGTGAAGTGAAAATGACGACGGGTCTGGGTTTTATTGATAACGTTATTATTGATAGTCATTTTGAAAAACGTGGACGGTTTGTTCGTTTAACACAGGCTGTTGCCACAAACCCATCCTGCATTGGTATTGGTTTGGGAGAAGATACAGGCATGCTTATCACCGAAGGAAATAAGATGGAAGCAATTGGAAGCGGATTGGTGATCATTATTGATGGACACGATATGATGCATTCCAATATTGCTGATATTCCTGATGGCAATCCGATCAGTATCGAAAATCTGCGGGTGCATTTCTGTGAAAAAGGAAATGGCTACATGGTAAAAGAACGTAAGTTCTTAATGGAGGCGAAAGATGGCGCACTTATCAAAAAGCAAGTTCATGTCGAATAG
- the rfbC gene encoding dTDP-4-dehydrorhamnose 3,5-epimerase, protein MAFLQTGFPGLVVFEPNVFGDERGYFFESYNQQSFEKEGIHYNWVQDNQSSSTYGVIRGLHFQKGEHAQAKLVRCLSGKILDVVVDLRKDSPTFKQVYAVELNSEKKNALLVPRGFAHGFSVLSETAEVLYKCDNFYNKQSEGGLLYNDPSLKIDWKIEAGKEIVSGKDLVNSAMADLQEDSFF, encoded by the coding sequence ATGGCTTTTTTACAAACAGGTTTCCCCGGATTAGTAGTGTTCGAGCCAAATGTTTTTGGCGACGAGCGGGGTTATTTCTTTGAATCATACAATCAACAGTCTTTTGAAAAAGAGGGAATTCACTATAACTGGGTACAGGATAATCAATCCAGTTCAACTTATGGTGTTATCCGTGGTTTGCATTTTCAAAAAGGCGAACATGCGCAGGCAAAGCTGGTTCGTTGTTTAAGCGGAAAAATTTTAGACGTCGTAGTCGACCTGCGTAAAGATTCACCCACTTTTAAACAGGTGTATGCTGTTGAATTGAATTCAGAGAAAAAGAATGCATTGTTAGTGCCACGTGGTTTTGCACATGGTTTTTCTGTATTAAGCGAAACGGCCGAGGTGTTATACAAGTGCGATAATTTCTACAATAAACAAAGCGAAGGCGGATTGTTGTACAACGATCCATCTTTAAAAATTGATTGGAAAATAGAGGCAGGGAAGGAGATTGTTTCAGGAAAAGATTTGGTCAATTCAGCAATGGCCGATTTACAGGAAGATAGTTTCTTTTAA
- a CDS encoding SGNH/GDSL hydrolase family protein has protein sequence MKKISFVLLSALMLMAFTRQDKIKVIFFGDSITQAGVNPGGYVKRIDSMARVQGKMNYDFIGAGIGGNKIYDLYLRMEDDVLSKSPNVVVLYIGVNDVWHKASSGTGTDADKFAKFYQAVIDKIKAKNAKIILCTPAVIGEKTDGSNQQDGDLTEYSKIIRGLAQKNGLLLVDLRKAFIEYNNKNNKENKDRGILTTDRVHLNAIGNQLVADEIWKAIQAL, from the coding sequence ATGAAAAAAATAAGTTTTGTTCTTCTTTCCGCTCTCATGCTTATGGCATTCACCCGTCAGGATAAAATCAAAGTCATTTTTTTTGGTGATTCTATTACACAGGCAGGCGTTAATCCTGGTGGGTATGTAAAACGTATCGACAGCATGGCACGTGTACAAGGGAAAATGAATTATGATTTTATTGGTGCCGGCATTGGTGGTAATAAAATTTACGACCTGTACCTGCGAATGGAAGACGATGTGTTATCGAAAAGTCCAAATGTAGTGGTGCTGTATATTGGCGTGAATGATGTGTGGCATAAAGCATCTTCCGGTACTGGAACTGATGCTGATAAATTTGCAAAGTTTTACCAGGCTGTGATTGATAAGATAAAAGCAAAAAATGCGAAGATCATTTTATGTACACCTGCAGTAATAGGAGAGAAGACTGATGGTAGTAATCAACAAGATGGTGATCTGACAGAATATAGCAAGATCATTCGTGGACTTGCACAAAAAAATGGATTACTATTGGTGGATCTGCGGAAAGCATTTATCGAATATAATAACAAGAACAACAAGGAAAATAAAGACCGTGGCATTTTAACCACCGATCGTGTTCATCTAAACGCAATCGGCAACCAACTGGTCGCCGATGAAATATGGAAAGCGATTCAGGCTCTTTAA
- the tyrS gene encoding tyrosine--tRNA ligase, which yields MNLIDELRWRGMIQDIMPGTEEQLNKEMTTAYIGFDPTADSLHIGSLVPILLLVHLQKAGHKPIALVGGATGMIGDPSGKSQERNLLNEETLNKNVAGVKAQLEKFLDFDASKANAAEMANNYDWFKSISFIDFLRDTGKHITINYMMAKDSVKKRIESEVGLSYTEFAYQLMQGYDFYWLYEHKNCKLQMGGSDQWGNITTGTELVRRKANGEAFAFTCPLIKKADGTKFGKTEQGNIWLDADKTTPYQFYQFWLNASDADAEGWIKIFTFLTKEEVDGLIATHTADRGKRILQKRLAEEVTKFVHGEEALKEAVATTEKLFANQTASAESLSVEDLEAMEGVVKFDFAADKLQEGIDVVSFLAETTIFPSKGEARKTVQGGGVSINRKKIEAIDMKIDISLLLHSKYLLVQKGKKNYYLVSAV from the coding sequence ATGAACCTGATTGATGAATTACGCTGGCGGGGAATGATCCAGGATATAATGCCCGGAACCGAGGAACAATTAAACAAAGAAATGACGACCGCATATATTGGCTTCGACCCAACGGCGGACAGTCTTCATATTGGCAGCCTTGTGCCCATTTTATTGCTTGTACACCTCCAAAAAGCGGGGCATAAACCGATTGCCTTGGTGGGTGGAGCAACAGGCATGATCGGAGACCCCAGCGGAAAAAGTCAGGAGCGGAATTTATTGAACGAAGAAACGCTGAACAAAAATGTGGCAGGGGTAAAAGCACAATTAGAGAAATTTCTTGACTTCGATGCTTCGAAAGCCAATGCCGCTGAAATGGCCAATAACTACGATTGGTTCAAAAGCATATCATTCATTGATTTTTTGCGTGATACCGGCAAACATATCACCATCAACTATATGATGGCAAAGGATAGTGTAAAGAAGCGGATTGAAAGTGAGGTTGGTTTAAGCTATACAGAATTTGCTTACCAACTGATGCAGGGCTATGATTTTTATTGGCTGTACGAGCACAAGAATTGCAAACTGCAAATGGGCGGTAGCGATCAGTGGGGAAACATCACCACAGGAACCGAACTGGTCCGCAGAAAAGCAAATGGTGAAGCGTTTGCCTTTACCTGTCCATTGATCAAAAAAGCAGATGGCACCAAGTTTGGCAAAACTGAACAGGGAAACATTTGGTTGGATGCAGATAAAACCACTCCTTATCAGTTTTACCAGTTCTGGTTAAATGCGAGTGATGCTGATGCTGAAGGATGGATCAAGATATTCACCTTTCTTACAAAAGAAGAAGTTGATGGCTTGATAGCTACACATACAGCCGATCGCGGCAAACGTATTCTGCAAAAAAGATTGGCAGAAGAAGTAACAAAATTTGTGCATGGTGAAGAAGCACTGAAAGAAGCTGTTGCAACTACAGAAAAACTATTCGCTAATCAAACAGCATCGGCAGAAAGTTTAAGTGTGGAAGATCTCGAAGCAATGGAAGGTGTAGTGAAATTTGATTTTGCTGCTGATAAGTTGCAGGAAGGCATCGATGTTGTTTCTTTCCTTGCAGAAACAACCATTTTCCCAAGCAAAGGCGAAGCACGCAAAACAGTGCAAGGTGGAGGTGTAAGCATCAACCGTAAAAAAATAGAAGCGATCGATATGAAGATCGACATATCGTTATTGCTTCACAGTAAATACTTACTTGTACAGAAAGGAAAGAAGAATTATTATTTGGTATCGGCTGTTTAA
- the cphA gene encoding cyanophycin synthetase — MKILELKILRGPNYWSVRRTKLIQMKLDLEELEQRPTNTIPGFRERLEKLFPTMYSHRCSVGKPGGFFERVDEGTWMGHVIEHVALELQTLAGMDTGFGRTRGANEKEGVYYVVFTYLEEDAGVYAAKAAVRIADALVAGEEYNLEDDIQKLREIREDTRLGPSTGCIVDEAAKRNIPYIRLNKQSLVQLGYGVHQKRIRATIASTTSNIAVDIACDKEETKLLLEAAEIPVPRGTVVRTEVGLDEAIEKFGYPLVIKPIDGNHGKGNTTNITNKEQALKAFEAAKVYSRSVIVERFITGFDFRILVINHKFICAALRTPASVIGDGEHTIQLLIDETNKDPRRGYGHEKVLTQITVDGSTMKMLEEKGYTLETVPPKGELVLLKTTANLSTGGTSTDVTDEVHPANVFMCERISKIIGLDICGIDIMATDLRTPVNENGGAILEVNAAPGFRMHIDPAEGLPRNVAEPVIDMLFPKGTEGRIPIIAITGTNGKTTTTRLTAHIAKSAGKKVGYTTSDGVYIQNHLMMKGDCTGPISSTFVLKDPTVDFAVLECARGGILKSGLAFQNCDVAIVTNVAADHIGLGGIYTVEQMAKVKAVVPETVFPHGYAILNAEDDLVYKMKADLKCNVALFSMDENNPRIKEHCAKGGLATVFENGYISIMKGTWKIRVMLAKDIPLTYEGKAVHNIANCLPAVLATYLYRDISIDDIRQGLLTFIPGESLTPGRLNFFHFKNYTFLADFAHNPHGLQLLCDFVSKLDYKHKVGVISGTGDRRDEDIRELGEISARHFDEIIIRCDKNLRGRTADEIIALLKEGIEKVNSNVPTKVIANENEALEYIYANPVQGALYTIMCDVVAGALDKIRELKDREDNSSPN, encoded by the coding sequence ATGAAAATTCTTGAACTGAAAATACTTCGTGGTCCCAATTACTGGAGTGTGCGCCGCACAAAACTGATCCAGATGAAATTAGACCTCGAAGAACTGGAGCAACGCCCCACCAATACCATTCCCGGTTTTCGTGAACGGCTGGAGAAATTATTTCCCACCATGTACAGCCACCGTTGCAGTGTTGGCAAACCAGGTGGTTTTTTTGAACGGGTTGATGAAGGCACATGGATGGGCCATGTAATAGAGCATGTGGCATTAGAGCTGCAAACATTGGCAGGTATGGATACAGGATTTGGAAGAACACGTGGCGCCAATGAAAAGGAAGGTGTGTATTATGTTGTGTTTACTTATCTCGAAGAAGATGCAGGTGTGTATGCAGCCAAAGCAGCAGTGCGTATTGCAGATGCGTTGGTTGCAGGAGAAGAATATAATCTTGAAGATGACATACAAAAACTGAGAGAAATAAGGGAAGATACAAGGCTTGGCCCATCTACCGGTTGTATTGTTGATGAAGCAGCCAAACGAAACATTCCTTACATACGATTGAATAAACAAAGTTTGGTGCAGTTGGGTTATGGTGTTCATCAAAAACGAATCCGTGCAACCATCGCATCAACCACATCAAACATTGCAGTAGATATTGCATGTGATAAAGAAGAAACAAAACTATTGCTTGAAGCTGCTGAAATTCCTGTACCAAGAGGAACAGTGGTTCGTACTGAAGTGGGTTTAGATGAAGCGATTGAAAAATTCGGTTATCCTTTAGTGATCAAACCAATTGATGGTAATCATGGAAAAGGAAACACCACCAACATTACCAATAAAGAACAGGCATTAAAAGCATTTGAAGCAGCGAAAGTATATAGCCGTAGTGTTATTGTTGAACGTTTTATTACAGGTTTTGATTTTCGTATTCTCGTCATCAACCATAAATTTATTTGTGCAGCCCTGCGTACACCAGCCAGTGTAATTGGTGATGGCGAACATACCATTCAATTGCTGATCGATGAAACCAACAAAGATCCACGACGTGGTTACGGTCATGAAAAAGTGTTGACACAAATAACGGTTGATGGCAGCACCATGAAGATGCTGGAAGAAAAAGGCTACACATTAGAAACAGTTCCACCAAAAGGAGAATTGGTACTGTTAAAAACTACTGCTAATCTTTCAACCGGCGGTACATCAACTGATGTTACAGATGAAGTGCATCCTGCAAATGTGTTTATGTGCGAACGAATCAGCAAGATCATCGGTCTTGACATTTGTGGTATTGATATAATGGCAACAGACTTGCGCACTCCTGTAAACGAAAATGGCGGTGCAATACTTGAAGTAAATGCAGCACCGGGTTTCCGTATGCACATTGATCCGGCTGAAGGTTTGCCACGTAATGTTGCAGAGCCTGTAATTGACATGTTATTTCCGAAGGGAACTGAAGGACGCATTCCGATCATCGCTATTACCGGAACAAACGGGAAAACAACCACTACACGGTTAACGGCGCATATTGCAAAAAGCGCAGGTAAGAAAGTTGGTTACACTACCAGTGATGGTGTGTATATCCAAAACCATTTAATGATGAAGGGGGATTGTACTGGTCCAATCTCGTCAACTTTTGTGTTGAAAGATCCAACTGTTGATTTTGCTGTATTGGAATGTGCCAGAGGCGGTATACTCAAATCAGGTCTTGCATTTCAAAATTGCGATGTAGCCATTGTTACAAACGTGGCTGCGGATCATATTGGATTGGGCGGCATTTACACGGTTGAACAAATGGCAAAAGTAAAAGCAGTTGTGCCCGAAACTGTTTTTCCGCATGGATATGCGATTCTGAATGCAGAAGATGATCTGGTGTATAAAATGAAAGCCGATCTGAAATGTAATGTTGCATTATTCAGCATGGATGAAAACAATCCCCGAATTAAAGAACACTGTGCAAAAGGTGGTTTGGCCACTGTTTTTGAGAATGGTTACATCAGTATTATGAAAGGCACATGGAAGATCCGTGTAATGCTGGCAAAAGATATACCCTTAACGTATGAGGGGAAAGCAGTTCATAATATCGCCAACTGTTTACCTGCTGTACTTGCTACTTATCTCTACAGAGATATCAGTATTGATGATATTCGGCAGGGATTGCTAACGTTCATACCGGGAGAAAGTTTAACTCCGGGACGTTTGAATTTTTTCCACTTTAAAAATTATACGTTCCTTGCTGACTTTGCACATAACCCTCACGGTTTACAATTGCTGTGCGATTTTGTGAGCAAGCTTGATTACAAACACAAAGTGGGTGTGATCAGCGGTACTGGTGACAGAAGAGATGAAGACATCCGTGAGTTAGGCGAGATCAGTGCCCGCCATTTTGATGAGATCATTATCCGTTGCGATAAAAACCTGCGTGGCCGAACTGCCGATGAAATTATTGCACTGCTGAAAGAAGGGATCGAGAAAGTGAATTCAAATGTTCCAACAAAGGTGATTGCGAATGAGAATGAAGCGCTGGAATATATTTACGCAAATCCGGTTCAAGGTGCTTTGTACACGATCATGTGCGATGTGGTGGCCGGAGCATTGGATAAAATCAGGGAATTGAAAGATCGGGAAGACAATAGTTCACCAAATTGA